TCTTATTTACTTCTTACTTCCTACGCTTTCTCACTTGCTCTCggtgtttcttttctattaatcTTGCCAGCGTGAAACTAAACAAAGCCAGCTTATATAAACAAAGTCCACGTGATTGATTCCTTGTTCCTTTGTTCCGTGATTTGAAGTTTAATTCCCCTTTGTGTTCTGCTTTTGTTCTGTTGTTAATTGATATTATTGCTCGTTGTTTAGTTACATGGATGTGGAAGCGATCAGTggactggagagaaaggaatggtggtggcaggATTGAGAGATTAATGAGGATAAACAAAACGAGGAATTGATGGAAGCAAGACTCATGAAAGACAAATCAAGAATATCAGTAAAGGTTAACAATTTATGATGGTGAGAGGAAGCAAATAAGGTGAAGCGTAAGTGACTTTgtatatgaagaataaggatTGTACGAAATGTTTGTAAGAAAGAACAGCGAaacttaaatgaaaaataacgaaaatggATTAGTAGTGAAATTGATATATTGAAAGATTAAACGCAAAAAGGTACACAATTAagtctttcagtactggggcacatgtttaccttgggatttgtgtccgattagaccattttattgacattaggaaagctctacggaggtcagaagattaatggccacagtcctcactattttaaccccacacacaagtttctgaagctgtataaaatcatcaaatagtaagcagaataaatatgaaaacacggcatgatactgaaagggttaataagaaagaaatacaagaaatagaataaatgaatacgaATTAAAAGTGTGAAGCAACAAAATAACATCAcgtaaataatgataagaaaaaacataTGAATAAGAAAGGAGCAAAGTAATGAGCAGGACATTTTAGGAAGGAAACTAAacgcaatgaaaaagaaaagagagacaggaagcgTGTGGCAGCGGGCGACTCCCACACTTCGGAGAATGACGTCACTAGTCTTGTCAGAGATGGTGACGTACTCCAACCATCACCCTAGcacctcccactcttcctccctccgttatctccctcacccacctccctccctcccttccctcaccccttatctctcctccttccttccattattccCCTCACcactttatttcctccctccttctccctatcTTCCTATCCTTCGTTTTTATTCCTAcagtttttcccttcctttattcatctaccatccttcagtcttttttcttcctttttattcttttttccctttatttctcttcctttttcacccttttcttcatttttattcatctcctttccttcttcctttcttccttctattccttctctcacttcccgTAATTGATCTTCCTCCtacatcttctccttcttccactaATTCATCTAGTTACTTCATCCCCTTTTACATACCCTCCCTTCGCCTCACCCTTTTctccttacttcctcttcctcatcctacttttttcctcccttctcttttaccTAATGACGTCAACCCCTCCCGTGCCGTCATAACTCCCGATGTTTGTGGCTTTAGGTAAACACCACTACCGCCCACACCACCATTCACGCCGCCCTTGCTTCCACCCACACCTCCAGTCAcgcctccatccatccactcggtccctccttccatccctcatcCACTGCCGTCCAtgatttcatcctttcctccgtcGCTTCCttatatctattcattcatttattcattcattctgccGCCAACTCATTCATATGTATGTGTATTAgttcacttatctatttatttattcatttgtttacgaATATATCTATTTACGgtgttttattcattactttatttactAGTACATTAATTATGAAGGTTATCATGTGGTGTCAGTTAATTAGCTTGAGAGGGAATGTTATCCTCGACTCTACCGCTGGGTTTAGAAATACAGCAACTTtaaaaacatatgaaaaaaaaggaaataggggTGGTAGCAAGAACCCAGCAGGTCTACCCTAGGCAATTAGTTCTTGTATGAAACACCACCTCAcccataaataataggatagaaAAGCAATCAATTTCCCTTCCTACTGAACCGTTCCTCTGTGTCACACTTcaggcagaaaagaaaggaataaatctGGACATTTTTGTGGGACGGCAAGAAAGGAAACTTCTGCATCGCACACGTGGGAGATTTATTCCAGCTTCACTGCTAAACTTTTTGGACTTGAGGAAGAagcaaacggaaaaaaaaatgttaagaaaaaaaatagaggaggaggaggaggaggaggaggaggaggaggaggaggaggaggaggaggggaaacacAAACTTATACAATGAAAGAACAAACAGTaaacattttgttgtcctttaaCTGGTCATGATAGGAATGCATCATGTACGAGAGACGCTTGAAAATGAATgcaaatgagaaggagaaagagaagcgaaAGGAACATATACAGATTATGAGTTGTAAAAGGACAGCACATCTTCATTcctacaccctcacacacacactgattctcCTTCACACACGCCCTCACACCAGTACCACACTTCTTCATTCTCTGCTGTCCCTTATAATTTTACACTCGGTCATAAAAACATCTTGGGAAGCGTTATAGCTTAATGTGGACATGATTTTGTTTACAACTcttagagggaaaaggaagaagaggaggagtaatagaCGGTGGGGAAAGAACGAGAAAGTGATGACTGTGGGAAAAGAAAGCTCTGTTTAatgttacttttttactttcctttttatacTGGTGTTGTAGATTCCTCGCATTTGGAGCGCTGTTCTGTTGTTTGGCTAGAGATTTGACACATTGACCGGAGAGTTactagatgaaggaagagaggtgacATTCGAGTAGGAtggagaagtggaaggaagaaagataatggTTGTAATAGTGTGGGGTAATAGTGTTGGTAATAGTGAGAGCGTGGGAGTGTAGAGTGTGCAGgtagggtgggagaggagggacagggttggagggaaggggaggggggttACTACATCACCAGTCCACTAAGTAAGATGTTGGTGGcgaagtgtgttttggtgttagtTGCTCCAAGGAGTGCCGGCCAGTGTAAAGTCTCGCtagttctttccttcacttaaaCTCTTTCCTCGCCTTCTCTTAAcaccattgtcaccaccacacttACACCACCATAGAGTTACACCACAACGCTTAAATTTACCTCACTGATATAACACCCTGCAATGTTTCCTGTTCCCTCGCAAGCACGGGACATTgcactctctcttccacaccaCATATATTCATTAAAGTACAGCTTGATTCCACACTAATGCACTCACCTCACATCTCTAAACTGCACGCCACACTCACCCCTGCATTACAATCAAATGACACTGCAGCATTATTACATCTggccacaccctctctctctgtctgtctgtctatgcctctctctctctctctctctctctctctctctctctctctctctctctctctctctctctctctctctctctctctctctctctctctctctctctctctctctctctcaacacacacacacacacacacacacacacacacacacacacacacacacacacacacacacacacacacacacacacacaccagcctccgtccctctctcccGCTACGGTACAGCCAGCTAGCCACTCAGGTACACATTTACTTGCAGTCCTTTCTTTAATGTGTAAATCAATGCGCGCACGccaacacatttttctttgcttgCTCATATACATTAAGGCTCGAATGTCAATATtctgtggaggagggggaggaggagaaagaggatgatgatgatgacgatgatgatgatgatgatgatgatgatgatgaggaggaggaggaggaggaggaggaggaggaggaggaggaggaggaggaggaggaggaggaggaggaggaggaggagaaggaggaggaggaggagaagaaggaggaggaggaggaagaggaaaaagaagacatctGTTACGTTCTCCTTAagtcttctattctctttctttctcgtatgTTTCCCTCCGCATTCGTCTTACCCCCCCCCCACCGAGTCATCCCGCTGTTCCGTTTCCTCAACAGCAGGAAGCGAGATAGTGCTGTGTGCCTCAAGGTCTCCCTCCTGCGGCGCCTCGCTGGCCATGAGACAGTCCCGGGCTTATTTGTGAAACGTGACTAGATATTCTACTTCATTAGGGCGAGCTTAACTTCTCTGTAACTCGAGTGAAGCGGAGTATTACAAAGGAAAGCGATAGCAAGATTCTCATTTGATCGCCACGGGTTGTTTGGTCGCATGataatgtctttttttatttgcaagTTTGTGTATTTTGATTAATCGCCGTCTGTCGCAAGCGCCGTGAGGAGTCTGGCCAGCTTGGAAACAGTCTGAGGCCGCTCCGAGGTGACTATCCCGCACCAACACTAACACGCATAATTCATCCTCAAGGGCACGAGTTAAACCTATCAGGCCAAATTCTGAGTGAGTGTTCCAGGTGAGGGACAGGTGGGGGTTGTTAATGACATGATCTTCCCACCCGCCCCTCCGCTCGCCCTTCACTCGTTCCTCAGAATTTGGCCTCGCGAAACTAACCTGTAGATGGTGTGTGTTAAGTCTTGACTGACGCTGTGGTTCGTTCCTTCACCTTCAGAGGATTCCGATTCTTCTATCATCTTCCTCGAAACTTATGGTGTTGATCCACGACTGCTGAGAAACGACGACGCTGACGAATACAGCGAAAGGGAAGCTGACCAAGGCACTTGTCCTGAAAACAACACATCTTCCATACACTCATTGACAGAGTTTAGGCTCGAACTTGATTCAGAGTCTCGGCATTCTGTGGGCAGCGACGAAGGGACCTATACAGACCACAGCTCGCAGACCGACACGTCCACCGATACATTGATCTTGGATGGTCCGCTGGCTCAGGCAGATATACCAGATCCAAGTGAATGTCCTTCAGAACTTGACGGAAATACCAAACTAGACATTAATCcaatagaaactgtaggagcaCCTGAAGAACAGTTCGCCAAAAGAGAAACAGTgactgagaaggaaaaaattcaAAGCGCCTCCACTGGATATCCAAACGACTTAAACGACTTTGACTCGTTCTTACAGAAGCAATCTGATGAGGACAGAAGCTCAGGAACTGGCTCATTTTTCTCAAACTTTGAAGAGAAACTAGAACAAGCAGAGCGACAGTTCCCAGACTTGCAGGTTGAACACCTGCTGGCTGACGAAGAAAAGTTCGAAGAAGAGAGCAATTCTATTTCCCTCTGGGTTTCTAAGAAAACAGAAGCGGCAACACCAGAAACTAGTGAGGGCGAAAAAGAGCAGGATTTTTTGCTCAAGTCACCTCAAGCCACCAAACTGGAGACCAATATGGGGCAATACTATTCAAGTGTGTCGGGCGCGGGGGCATCGAAAGGCGGGGACGTTTCTGGCTCATTACCATCCTCGCCTCGGTCATCAGAAGGATGGCGCATCTCCATGGCCTCCACAGCCACTGTGGGCTCTTCGGCAACTGCTGGTTCAGACGACACAGTAGCGAAGGACATGTCGGAACTGTCTTCTGTTAACTCCCGTCTTTCCGATCTCGATGACACCCAAAGTGGAGCGAAAATTCCTCTTTCAACACCCACCGCTCCAGATCCCAACGCCACACCCAAGGTAGCACCAGTGGCCGAACGAAAGAAGCAAACGAGTATTAAGGACGCTATAGACGAATTAGAGAGTATTGAACAAGCGGCACAAACCCTCTTGCTGAAACGGCAGTGTTCCAGTGATGAGGAGAGACTCACACCAGTCCCAGGTAAAGACTCGCCCGTCCACCTGTTATCCAGCTATTCCATCCTGACTGTTGATAAGGCGAGCCctcagggaaagaggaaagtgacacctagtccccctccacctccgggCTTCGCTGACCCAACTGAAGGCGACGCCATATCGGATAAGATGGAGAAAAGCCTTTCCTCTCTTGAATCTTCCTTGAAGGACGTGAACAAACAGAAATTAGACAGTCACTCGTCTTTTGTTAATGGAAACTCATCTCCCAAAGTATCACGAGCTGATAAGAGTGGTGATGTGAAGTCTGGAGtaaaacctcctcttcctcccattgcAACTCCAACTACCGTCATTCAGCAACCTAAAGGGGACGTGAAGAGGCGGTTATTGTCCAGGTCCAAGGAGGTGCAGCTTTACATTTCCCGCGAGTCCTATAACGAAGAACGAGTCTTGAGAGAGCTAGAGAAACTGCGACGCAGCTTCCAAGAAAATGATCTCAATGATTTTCTGGATGCCCTTGACAACACTGCCATCGAGGACGACATTGAGGAAGCTTTCTTGAACCAACTGCTCGAGGATCTCAGGGAGGACATAGAAGCTTTACCGGATGGGCCGCCAGACAATACCACGCAAAAGGTAGACGATGTAGTTATGACAGAGTCGTCTTCTGAGGTGAGCAGTGACGAGGCTACGCGGGAGGCTCTTGGGTCACCCTCTGCCTCGAACAAAttagaaagagtgagagaaaagattTCAGAGAGGATCAGAAAACGGAAGGAGAGCAAAAGCAGTGACAGTGGAAGTTCTGAAGCATCTGGAACACCCAAAGACGAAAAACACAGCGAATCCTCCAAAGTGGACTCAACTCAATCTGACACGCCCTTGCCAGACCATTCACATACGGCACAGGCAGACAAGAGTGACACTTCAGACACGTCTAGCCAAGTTCAAATCTCAGATGTGGCTAAAACTGAGGACACAAAGAAAGGTTTTAACATTGCCCAGTTTCTGAAAAAAGGATCACCTAAATACCTTAGAAAGAAGTACAAAGAACGCAAGAATCGTAAGTCGGACTTGATAACTACATCAGAGAGCGAAAGCGAAGACCCTGAATGCTGTAAGAAGGAACCCAACGGATCAGCGTTGAAGAGTCAGTCTAGTCTGAAGGGAAGTAACCGATCCCTCAATGGCACTCAGGACACGAAAAAAGAAGTTCGATTTGATCTTGACTCTGATGCTCGAGGTAAGGACTTGGACTCAGCAGAGAGAGCCACTGGCGTTAACATTGTTAAACAGTCAGAGCAGAAGATTGTGCCTGGTCCAATACTGGTGACATGTGAAGCTCGGCGACAAGAAACGGTCGTTCTTAAGGAGTCGGAGGAGAGTGTTAAAGAGACCTCGGCGCAACCTCCACCATCACAGCAAGTACGCTCTCCGCTACCAGCTGCTGTAGAGGACATCAACAGCCGAGCAGAGTCTATTTTACCAAAATTACCAGAAAGAGTCAAGCCcccaaggaggaaaaagatgattcCAACACCGGTGGAGGAACTCAGTAGGTCCCTACCAGACGCCAGTTCGGCCATTAAGTCCGTAAAGGTGATTGATGCCAGGACTGAATTTCTAAAGAACATGACTGCAGGAAAGGACGAATCGCCGCCACCTCTTCCTCACTACGAAGTAAATCTTAATGCCCCCACGTCTCCATCTGCTGCTGTGGTGGAAAACGAAGAGGTCCCAGAAACATCAGAAAACAAGACTGTTCGTACTACTCAGAATGAGAGTCTCCAACCACTCGAGAGAGAAGTCACTACTCTTCCTGACGCCAACATTGCCTCTGCACCGCTGCAATCACTCTCTTTCACCACAGCGTCTCAAGAGGTGGCTTCGTGCTCTTCATCACAAAAGGACGTCTTGGTGACCACTGCGACACCATCCCAACTAATAATTAGTGAAAGAAATGTGTCCTCCATTGAAGAAAGCATGGTGGCTCCCATCCCAGTGACCTCTGTAGCTCCGATATCTGTAGCGTTGCCCGAGGCCACCAAAGTAGTTTGTCCTCCGAGAAGTCTTCTTCTTCCAGTTATTCAAGAAAGTGTGCATGAGGACCAaacctccctccccacccctaGCGAGCCCACTACTGTCTCCTCCAGCAGCTATGGAGACAGCACGCCCGCCACACCTCCATTTGAAGACGATAAATTGCCCTCACTTTACGATAATGTCAACCCATTCAAAGAAATGCTAGagcaagaaaagatgatgaaagttGGTGCTTCTGCAGAGCCCATCCATCCACCAGAAAACCAGACAAAGGTGGCGACAGAGACCACAAGGCCTGGATCAGTAACCCCCACCAATGAGCTCGAGGACCTCAGTCTTCCGCAGGCAGCTCGCAAGAGCCCTGAACCCGAGAAGGTTGAGGTTGTTGATATTGATGCTTTGGCGGCGCTCACTGCAGAGATGTTCAAGTTTGccgaggaaatggagaaagaaattcCAAAGAAGAGTACCAGGCCGCCTTTTAGGGGAAAGACTCATGCTAGTAGGCGTGACGCGGACACTTACACTTCACCAATAAGTGTGGTGACGAAGGAAGTTGGTACTGAACCGGAGATGAGTCAACATCCAAtcttgaaggaaagaaggaaaagtaatacTGTCGGCATACAGACGGACAACGCAAGATCTGTACGTACATATGAAGCAGCTTCCCAGACTGATACTGAATACGAAACTGAGACAGAATCTGAGATGGAAGATAAccaacaaaagaaatatgatgctAGTAAATGGACGTTTGGCCCAGTGAGGGAGCAAACATTGCCGCTGCCGTCTTCTGCCGAGCCGCAGTTGGGTCAcctgcaccagcagcagcaacggctgATCCAAGAACTGCAGAAGAAAACTGTGATGCACCagcagaaagagaaagcaaagccTAAGATACCGCCAAGGAAATATCAGGACAAAATGCCTCTCAAAGTTGTGGCGGAGTTGAAGAACGTGCTGTCGGACCTCGAGGACTACAAGCCGACACCAAGCAGGGTAGTGGAGCAGCCTCCGCGCTGGGATTCTCAACTAACGTGGCCTCACGGTAGGTTAGATAATAATGTTACTAACACCAAATCCTTGGAGTCTAGTAAGACACCCCTAGCTAACACTGTGCCCACTCAGACAGACGCTTCGCACCTGCCTGCCGTGCCTTCTGGCTCCCCTATTGAACCCAGCAGCCAGCTTAGTAATACCTCCCTTAACCCTGTCATGCAGTCTCCAGATATTACCCATAAAACTGCCACATTTCCTAAATCTGAAACGAACGGAGGTGTAGATAGGCAGGCGTCATGTTCAGTCTCCACAGATGACCTGGCAACCGGCACTGGGGAAGCTGACTTGCCGGGTGCCAGGGCGGTGGGCGGCACCAGTGACAGACAGCAGACAAAAGTTGAGGCTCCCGGCCCACCTGCTGCCCCGGCACGTAAGCCACAAACACTGCTCCATCTCGGGAGCCAAAATAAGCAGATGAAAGGTAACGAGTACGTAGTGGGTAGGTCATCAGGCACCATAACTAAGATCAGGGCCAATGTTTACCCATCCTTCGCCCCAGTGATTAAAGTCCCCACTGGGAAGCCTCCTGTTCCGCGGTCCGCATTCAGGAGGCTATCTGCCGACGCCCAGGCTGCTGAGGAAGGCTACCAGAGCGACCCTGGGGGCAGGCGTCCCAATGGCCGCAACAGACAACCCCCGCTGAAGACAAAGCTTCCTTACCAAGTTGCTGAAGACCGTGGTTACGTCACCGATACTGAGGTTGTGTTCAAGCAGGCGGCGGAGCAGGACAAGACTCTCCGCGGCACCTGGACGCCCATCGGCCAGCTGTCGCCGCCCGAGTCGTCGCCGCGGGGCCTCGCGGAACAGGGTAAGGCCAGTGTGGAACTAACCCCTCCGGCTCCATCCGCTGCCCCACGGGGTGACCATCCTACTGAAACTGCTCCTccttatgctcctcctcctcctccaactcccccatcttcaccctcttctcctccacctgttcCGACGACTCCTCCCTCTActcccactccttcccctcAAAATTCTACTCCTCAGCCTCagtatttctctccctctaagaCTCCTTCTCCTGATCCTCTTCCAaccacttctcctcctactattcctcttccttcatcgcctcctccctcatctcttccCACCACTTCTCCTCCCTTGTCTTCTCCAACGATTCctgctccttcatctccttccaccACTTCTCCCCACACATCTCCCGCATCTCCTCCGCCCTCATCTGCCCCTGCCACTCCCcttcccttatctcctcctccacttccttctcctaccctttcttctcctcctcctgcagttctTTCATCACCATCTTGTCCTTCTGTGGATTCTCCTTcatcgtcttctcttcctcctacatgtCCTTCTCCAGCCTCTTTTACTGCGATTTCCCATGCACCACCATCTTCTCCTCTACCCTCTTCCTCTGTAGCTCTTCCACCCTCATCTCGTCCTCCTGAAATTCCTCTTGtacacttccctcctcctcttcttccatcttcttcttcttcttctccgccTCCTGTTGCTCCTCTACAATCTTCTGCAGTTTCTCTTATATCCTCTTCTCCTGtggttctttcttctccatcctcttctcctcctcctcttcttccttctccatcctcttctcttcctgcttgtcCTACTCCACCCatgtcttcccctcctccactctaTTCTTCTATTCAATCCTCTTGTCCTtcacgtcctcctccacctccgtcGTCTCCTCCTgtgactcatcctcctccatcatcatctctgtcttctgctcctcttattcctcctccatcatcctcattttctcctcctgcacgccccccttctcctccatctcctcctcctcctgcacgtcctcctccacctacctcgtttcctccttctgttcctcctcctccatcctcttcaccTTCTGCAGTTTCTTGtcatcctatttcttctctcactgCGATTCCTGTTTCTATGACTTCTCATCCTCCAGCCACTTCATTGCCTGCTCCagtttcttcatcctctcctcctcctcctcctcctcctccccctctcctccccctctaatCCAGACTTCTTCTGTGAATCCCTCTACGGTCCCTTATTCTCCACTCTCGCTTAGCGagaaccctcctcctccatctcatcttGCCACCCTTCCtacaccctcttcctcttctatgatccctcctccacctcccctccctcctccccctcacgtGCGTGCTAGTGCCGAGGTAGTGTCAAGTAGCAGTAACACTCGCACAATGTCAAACAAATCCGTACACACAAGAGATCACCGCAGCTCCCCCGTGGCTGGTGGTGGCCAGGGTGTGGGTGATGACTTGAGAACGTGCGGCCGCCTGTGGGAGCTCCATCTGCTTTACCAACAGCGGCGTTCATACGACGATAACAAAAGGAGCTCGAGCCCTTCAGGCCTTCTCTCCTGCACTGACGCCTCCCTCAGCCTGTCCGGCAGAGATAGATGTGACGTTTCGACGACCTCGCAGCCCCTCGTCCAACCCCCGCTTCCCCCACCACCTGTGTCCCCGAGGTCTCCCCCACGTGCCTGGCACCCAGCGCCAGCCCCTGCCAGTGCTGATCGTGGCATCGCCACGGCCGAGTCGCCGTACCCGTGCCAGCCGTCTGCTACCCACTCTGGCTCCTCAACGGAGAGAGAAGTATCGTACCGCAAAAGTCGCCCTCAGAGGCCACTCACCTGGGGGCCGCAGTCCACGCCACCTGTATTTTCTTCTGCTGAGCACCACGCTCCACCTGCTGCCACAACGTCCCCTCCCGGCCAGTCCAAGGCCCCTAGCAGTGGCCGCACCGTCGCCGAAAAGCAGGTTTGTCCCTCATCTAGCGGGGCAGCCCGGCCCCTGTCAGCCAGTTTCGTTGGTTCTTACGAGTCTCACCGGCTGCAGGCACAAGGCCTCGCTGAGTGGCTCTTTTTCGCTCGTCTTGACCGCGGCAGTAAAGATCTGAGCGAGCTGTCCACCACCATGGAGCTAAAGGTTGCTCCGCAAGTCAATGGCTCGAGTGAAACCAGTGAGGGCCAACGAGTGTCACATATGGTGCGGCAAGAGTCCGATGAAAACATTAGTAGAGAGGAAATTGTGCGGTCTGCTAAATATCCGTCTGCCAAGCTGAAGTCTGGGCGTTCAGCATCGCCTCCTCCCCCGCCTCCTCGCCCTCGCACACCGCTGGACGAGCGCGACCCTGAGTTAGTTTTAGGCGAGCGTCGCTACCTCTCCTACTTCCAGGAGCCGCCCTACAAACAGCAGCGAACACGCAGCACGTCCAGGGAGCCAAAGACTCCTGACCTGCAGCAGCTGGAGGCGCAGCGGCGGTACTATTGCCACTTTCTGAGTCCTCCACGGGGCTCTTCTCTCACGCGGGAGGAAGTATACAAAAGCACCGAGCCAGATGAGGTTCAGCTGGCCGCTCAGAGGCGATATATGTCTTATTTCAACCCCGGTCCCCCGAGGCCTCGCTCAGCTCGCTCCCAGGAACCTCCCGAACTTGACTCCGCTCAGATTGAAGCTGAGCGCCGATATTTGTCCTACTTTAACGCTGCTCCTCCGCGGCCACGTCGCCAGTCCTCACCTGGATCACGCTCATCTGTGGAGCCTGATCCAGTGCAGCTGGAGGCTGAGCGTCGGTATCTTTCGTATTTCAATTCTGGCCCTCCACGCTCACGCCCACTCTCACGACCCACCTCCGTGACTTCGGAGCCTGACTCAGAACAGCTTGAAGCAGAGCGTCGCTACCTGCGCTATTTTTCGTCAGGGCCGCCACGCCCCAAGCGGCGTCCAGATGATGAAACTGAAAAGTCAGTAGACAAGCCTGACTCTCAGCAGCTGGAGGCAGAAAAACGCTACATGGCATACTTCCAGGGCACACCCAAAGCCAAGCATAAGAAGGAAGTCGAaactgatgaagaaaatgaagggaagctCCGCGTTCCTCCCACTCGTGAGATGCTGGAGGCTGAGGAAAGGTTTCTAAACTACTTCAAGCCGATCCCTTGCGGGGCACCCAAACGCCTGCTGGACGAGCCGCCACCCGTCAGTGAACACGAAAAGATGAGGCAGCAGCTTCTGCGAGAGTTCTGGGAAGCGCTGGAAAATCGCATTGAccgcaaagaaaagaaaatcattaaagTGAGTCGACCCAAGCGAGAGATTCATCGCGAGGCGACGCCGCCCACACAGAGGGAGCTGGTGGTGGAAGAGTTCCTGCAACGTGTcaaggacagaaagaaagagaaggacctGCACTACGGAGACACagacgacgaagaagaggaagaccagaAAGACAAGACACCTGGTGAGGAAGACGAGCCTGCCCCCGTCATCGAAGGAGGCGgcgaggtgaagggaaagatcGTGGAAGACCTTGGCCTCTTTGTGAGCTCCGAGGGTGAGTGAGCTGCCGGTCCTCTATAAATCCCAGTCTGGGACAGGACCCGATGCCACTGTGTGTTGTAAGAACTCTGAACCCTTGCCCCTCGCACATGACCTCGGTGGGGTCAGGTCAGATGCAGTAGTGAATCTTAGACG
Above is a genomic segment from Portunus trituberculatus isolate SZX2019 chromosome 40, ASM1759143v1, whole genome shotgun sequence containing:
- the LOC123516083 gene encoding uncharacterized protein LOC123516083 isoform X19; its protein translation is MRIITRRRVKVRVTVKRGDGSVTSNGWEYHRKREEEEEHRKQAERDADGRVTTPDGGRKSDGPPRPSSPPTICVSPYSPVHDGSDVGKGGVEDMDYADASRSSAYESVDGIYEDVRKKGYRVRFGEEEQTEENGNLYSTGAIPKRSSSSNLIAMEEEEKKTTGRIPKADINYGSKEDNLYEPVGETVHVTHENTTRKREGSQDGTRKIEVILSSSRDEDEEGDWEETKTTNKRERSKSRTRGKVEVKFSPWQTGESKEESLAEAFSKGGRNVRVEQNTELSFSDKEPTGREKTEPTITEDDSGECPYEIHHRSNIQVSAEDLSDGEKQGGANTAGEEEVVGKKRVSSSGWKLSGDKHEGDFSDEEEMTYTRGRPRMKKRLVVRVDGRGHPDAPPNLLKTFCRTVVTFGRESGGSVEKVHDSFTDGRSNDYDKLEDSDSSIIFLETYGVDPRLLRNDDADEYSEREADQGTCPENNTSSIHSLTEFRLELDSESRHSVGSDEGTYTDHSSQTDTSTDTLILDGPLAQADIPDPSECPSELDGNTKLDINPIETVGAPEEQFAKRETVTEKEKIQSASTGYPNDLNDFDSFLQKQSDEDRSSGTGSFFSNFEEKLEQAERQFPDLQVEHLLADEEKFEEESNSISLWVSKKTEAATPETSEGEKEQDFLLKSPQATKLETNMGQYYSSVSGAGASKGGDVSGSLPSSPRSSEGWRISMASTATVGSSATAGSDDTVAKDMSELSSVNSRLSDLDDTQSGAKIPLSTPTAPDPNATPKVAPVAERKKQTSIKDAIDELESIEQAAQTLLLKRQCSSDEERLTPVPGKDSPVHLLSSYSILTVDKASPQGKRKVTPSPPPPPGFADPTEGDAISDKMEKSLSSLESSLKDVNKQKLDSHSSFVNGNSSPKVSRADKSGDVKSGVKPPLPPIATPTTVIQQPKGDVKRRLLSRSKEVQLYISRESYNEERVLRELEKLRRSFQENDLNDFLDALDNTAIEDDIEEAFLNQLLEDLREDIEALPDGPPDNTTQKVDDVVMTESSSEVSSDEATREALGSPSASNKLERVREKISERIRKRKESKSSDSGSSEASGTPKDEKHSESSKVDSTQSDTPLPDHSHTAQADKSDTSDTSSQVQISDVAKTEDTKKGFNIAQFLKKGSPKYLRKKYKERKNRKSDLITTSESESEDPECCKKEPNGSALKSQSSLKGSNRSLNGTQDTKKEVRFDLDSDARGKDLDSAERATGVNIVKQSEQKIVPGPILVTCEARRQETVVLKESEESVKETSAQPPPSQQVRSPLPAAVEDINSRAESILPKLPERVKPPRRKKMIPTPVEELSRSLPDASSAIKSVKVIDARTEFLKNMTAGKDESPPPLPHYEVNLNAPTSPSAAVVENEEVPETSENKTVRTTQNESLQPLEREVTTLPDANIASAPLQSLSFTTASQEVASCSSSQKDVLVTTATPSQLIISERNVSSIEESMVAPIPVTSVAPISVALPEATKVVCPPRSLLLPVIQESVHEDQTSLPTPSEPTTVSSSSYGDSTPATPPFEDDKLPSLYDNVNPFKEMLEQEKMMKVGASAEPIHPPENQTKVATETTRPGSVTPTNELEDLSLPQAARKSPEPEKVEVVDIDALAALTAEMFKFAEEMEKEIPKKSTRPPFRGKTHASRRDADTYTSPISVVTKEVGTEPEMSQHPILKERRKSNTVGIQTDNARSVRTYEAASQTDTEYETETESEMEDNQQKKYDASKWTFGPVREQTLPLPSSAEPQLGHLHQQQQRLIQELQKKTVMHQQKEKAKPKIPPRKYQDKMPLKVVAELKNVLSDLEDYKPTPSRVVEQPPRWDSQLTWPHARYGGYMSEPEGYDSDIGGGTLRYATVDRRRGPQYEADPMTSSLPRECLIDLDPYDRNTSRYVHQPGRIEDYVPGYSSLAEKELKRDVAVVDVSTRSYKNPDADVKLESQSQEPPPVSVNHRFGSQMMSMTHALKESGYESDSTLVFKKREDARRLAPDPRKTSQVYRQIQRGGDIPITGLQKPNPPKPKEPLIGPLPFSYLSAAQRSPPARPESPYKYESGEVNIHYRTPVRIEQKESIPEEELARRQEEHMKKVYENERRKKYLAELEDIERRRHTDNFTPLQKSPIPLNRYDDESSLGTMRGVRTPDLKQVAKALYNFSAQNKREISFNKGDVVFIRRQIDKNWYEGEHRGSVGIFPCNYVEIVPYDSIRTLTRKPTEGQARARFNFQAQTSMEMSLSKGELVVLTRRVDENWYEGRIGNRKGIFPVSYVDTLMEPGADRPWATGKSK